A genomic region of Saccopteryx bilineata isolate mSacBil1 chromosome 1, mSacBil1_pri_phased_curated, whole genome shotgun sequence contains the following coding sequences:
- the LOC136320496 gene encoding stromelysin-1-like, producing the protein MKNLPVLLLLCVAVCSAYPLNGAAMDEDSSMDLVQHYLENYYNLTKDINQFARRNDSSPVVKKIREMQKFLGLKVTGKLDSDTMETMHKPRCGVPDVGGFRTFPGAPKWKKSHLTYRIVDYTLDLPREAVDSAIEKAIKVWEEVTPLTFSRIYEGEADIMITFAVREHGDFYPFDGPGQVLAHAYPPGQRIYGDAHFDDDEQWTEDTSGTNLFLVAAHELGHSLGLFHSDNTEALMYPLYHTSTDLARFRLSQDDINGIQSLYGPPPASPDDPVVPTEPVPPEIPAMCDPTLSFDAVSTLRGEILFFKDRHFWRKSLRIIEPGFHLTSSFWPSLPSAVDAAYEATNKDVVFIFKRNQFWAIRGSEVQAGYPRSIHTLGFPPTVMKIDAAIFDKEKKKTYFFVEDKYWRFDEKKRSMDSGFPRQIVEDFPGVDPKIDAAFEAFGFFYFFSGSSQLEFDPNAKKVTHILKSNSWLNC; encoded by the exons atgaagaatCTCCCTGTGCTACTGTTGCTGTGTGTGGCGGTTTGCTCAGCCTATCCACTGAATGGAGCTGCAATGGATGAGGACAGCAGCATGGACCTAGTTCAG CACTACCTAGAAAACTACTACAACCTCACAAAAGATATAAATCAGTTTGCTAGAAGAAATGACAGTAGCCCTGTTGTTAAAAAAATTCGAGAAATGCAGAAGTTCCTGGGGTTGAAGGTGACAGGCAAGCTGGACTCTGACACAATGGAGACCATGCACAAGCCCAGGTGTGGAGTTCCTGACGTTGGCGGCTTCCGCACCTTTCCTGGTGCACCTAAGTGGAAGAAAAGTCACCTGACCTACAG AATCGTGGATTACACACTGGATTTGCCAAGAGAGGCTGTTGATTCTGCTATTGAGAAAGCTATCAAGGTCTGGGAGGAGGTGACTCCACTTACATTCTCAAGGATTTACGAAGGCGAGGCTGACATAATGATCACTTTTGCAGTTagag aACATGGAGACTTTTACCCTTTTGATGGACCTGGACAGGTTTTGGCTCATGCATACCCACCTGGGCAGCGGATTTATGGAGATGCTCACTTTGATGATGATGAACAATGGACAGAGGATACATCAG GGACCAATTTATTCCTCGTTGCTGCTCATGAACTTGGACACTCCCTGGGTCTCTTTCACTCGGACAACACTGAAGCTTTGATGTACCCACTCTACCATACAAGCACAGACCTGGCCAGGTTCCGCCTTTCGCAAGATGATATAAATGGCATTCAGTCCCTGTATG GACCTCCCCCTGCTTCCCCTGATGACCCTGTGGTGCCCACAGAACCCGTACCTCCTGAGATACCAGCCATGTGTGATCCCACTTTGTCCTTTGACGCAGTCAGCACTCTGAGGGGAGAAATCCTGTTCTTTAAAGACAG ACATTTTTGGCGCAAATCCCTAAGGATTATTGAACCTGGATTTCATCTGACCTCTTCATTTTGGCCTTCTCTTCCTTCAGCAGTGGATGCTGCATATGAAGCTACTAACAAGGATGTCGTTTTCATTTTTAAAc gaaatcaGTTCTGGGCCATCAGAGGAAGTGAGGTACAAGCAGGATACCCTAGAAGCATCCACACTCTGGGTTTTCCTCCAACAGTAATGAAAATAGATGCGGCCatttttgataaagaaaaaaagaaaacatacttcTTCGTCGAGGACAAATACTGGAG atttgaTGAGAAGAAACGGTCTATGGACTCCGGCTTTCCCAGGCAAATAGTGGAGGATTTTCCAGGGGTTGACCCAAAGATTGATGCTGCTTTTGAAGCATTTG ggtttttctatttcttcagtgGATCTTCACAGTTGGAGTTTGACCCAAATGCAAAGAAAGTGACACATATTTTAAAGAGTAATAGCTGGCTTAATTGTTAG